Below is a genomic region from Argiope bruennichi chromosome 11, qqArgBrue1.1, whole genome shotgun sequence.
taaaaaccgatagtttttaaaaatttaaaaatgtttgggtcgAATTTCTCtcccaccaggtcttgtaaagttaatgacgaAGACTTAAAAAAGTGTAGACGGAAGGAATTAAAAgatgggcattcaattaaaatgtgatttattgtaAAATCTACACCACACGTGACACACTTTGGACCAAGACAGAGGGAGAAACGGACATCGTGTCCCTGCTAAAGAAATAGGTGAATACAAACGCcagtattaaaattacaaatgtaagAAAACTCCAAAACAAAGGAGTCGCAATTGACTGCAACACGGAAGAAGATAGGACAGACCTGCTGTCCGTAATCAGCCATAAGCAAACATTGCAGGAAAAGATCAGGCCTATCCAAGTGGAAAAGAAACTTCCACGTCTCATCACCTACGGCTACCATAATGACGTCAAGAAAGAAGCCATAGAAGAAGGCCTGAAAAAGAACTTCCACCATCAGTCAACAGCAGCAATAAAGGTCCTATTCTCCATAAAGGGAAAGACTGGCAAAAATCACTGGGTTTTTCAAGCCCCACCAGTAATATATCAACAGATCAAAGGGAGGAGAGGCATGATTCTCTTCGAGTGGGAAAACCACAGGGTTGAGCACTTTAGTAGTGTGAGATGCTCAAAATGCCAGGCATTTGACCACACGGCCTCCAAATGCGACGCCAAATACTTGTACTGCGCCTTCTGTGCAGGTCCCCATCTAATGCACAATTGCACTAGTAGGCTGCCCAAGTGCATCAACTGTATGGACGCCAATCACAGATTGAATCGGAGAGCACCGGTAAACCATCCGTCATACCATCAAGATTGCCCGATTCTAAGCTCAAAACTCAACGCAGCCAAAAGAAACACCATCTATTAGTGCAAGTAAGGATGCAGGATCAGCAGACCAACCATGGCCACAATTTTATCTCATCAAAAGGTCTCAAGATCATACAAATAAACCTGGGCAGGGCAAAAGCGGCAACAGATAACCTCCACCCAATGGCAGCAAAACTCCAACCAGACATAATAGCTATACAAGAGCCATATCAAAACAATGACCGAATAAAAGGAATACCAAGCTCCTGGTCATTGTTTTGTTCAACATCAAGAAAGGAGCAATAGCCATTCTAAAACCCACCATCAAAATAGCAATAACTGCAATCAAGATAAACACaatagcaattaaaattcaaacaacccCACAACCGACAACAATAATCTCAGCCTATTCATCTCAAGCCTCCAACATTCAAGAAACGCTCCAAGAAGTACAGGAGATAATTAACACCTTGCCAAGGGAACAAATCATTATCACAGCTGACCTAAACGGGCATAACAACCTCTGGGGTTATGAACACAATGACCTCAGAGGAAACCAAATACTAGACTTGCCCTCGAATGCAAAAAAAtggatagattttaaaaatttaaaaatatttggatggtatgtttcacccaccaggtcttgtatgTTAAGATTTGACGAGTGGAAGAAGTAACGACGATGAACTTCAAAATTAGGACAGACAATCAAAATATGTTGAATACTAACCTCAATATGACATTTGGAGCATATTGGTGCCCTTTCACCAAAAAGGAGATGGCGGTGAGTATATCGAGTATGCCCTATACGTAGGCGAGTCATTTTGACATCATTCTCACGCTGTCGTAGAGTAGGCCATAAACAAACTGTGGGCTTGATGGAATGCAACTTattgtggatctgcagatcccattcCACCTGCCATTTAGAAAAGATGTGTCGTACAAGGGACCGCTTAGCATCACAATATGGAAGAGATTGCGTTAGAAATAgtgatgcagatttagctgcaaAATCTGCCCTTTCATTACCGGTAATACCTGCATGCCCTGGTACCCAACAGAAGAGAATTTTGAAACCCCTATTTTCTAGGAGTCGTAATGTACACAAAATTTGAATAGCAATAGGGTGCATCTGATAGTGATAATGAGAgagtgtctccaaagcactcagactgtcagtataaattataaaattacgctCAGAAAGTGGCAAGATTTCGcgaagagcacagaaaattgccaccaactcagccGTGAAAACGGAGCAACAGTTGTGTAGGCGATAGCTCAGAGTATCAGATGGAATTATGATGCCGCAACCGACATACCCATCTGATCGGGAACCATCTGTAAAGATTGGTgtgaaagaagaatactgacagcgatgataaAGAAAAAGTTGCTGATAAACAACAGAAGCAGTGGAGGACTTATCAAAACCTGCAAATGGATTCAGAAATGAAATGTATGGGACATCCCAAGGCGGAAAGCAAAAAGAATCAACAGTCGTGATGGTGACATTTGAAAGGTCCGAATCACGCATGAGCAATTTTGCTCTCTCATTGAATGGAAGAACATGTGAGGGGCGGGCATTATATAGTCTGCGAAGACCTACGGGAAGATTCATATGACAAATAGGGTGATTAGGGACAGATCTTGTACGATAATAGTATAGAGTAGATAACTTTAAACGCCTTAAAGGGAGAGAGGGTTGATGGCAAATAACATACAGGCTCTCTACTGGAGAGGTGCGAAATGCTCCAGAACAGATTCTTAGAGCAGTGTGGTGTACGGTATCCAATTGCCGCAAAGCCGTAGAGCGTGCAGACCCATACACCATGCAGGCATAATCAATGCGAGAAAGTACGACTGCTTGATAAATTCGtagtagggaggttcgatcggcaccccaagatgttttggACAGAACTTTTAGCATAttcaatgatttctcacacttctgcCGTAGGTGTAAGATGTGAGGGAGGAAAGTGAGCTTTCGATCaagaatcactcccaaaaacaGAATTTCATTCACCACTGGAAttgaaatattccgaatatgaaTATTCGGATCAAGGTGAACATTTCTTTTCCTGCAAAAATGGACGCATCggctcttctccggagagataGTATGCCCATTGTTGTCGCACCACTCTACCACTTTATTAACGGCATTTTGCAATTGCcgctctattaaattcatattgctaccttggcatgagatctgaaGGTCATCGACATAAAGTGATCCatgaacagatgaaggtaaaagagttaaaatttgattaagatgaacaataaaaagagtgacactgAGGACATTTCCCTGAGGAACTCCCTCAGCCTGGATAAAATTAGATGAATACGTGTTGCCAACGCGAACTCTGAAAGTCCGatgtgataaaaagttttgtaaaaatatggggaggtttcccctaaaacctaagttaaaaattgtagaaagtatgccaaagcgccaagcacggtcgtatgccttctcaatatcaaagaatatggagataaggtggttcctcctaacaaatgcgttgcgtatctgggtttccagtaGTATTAGGTTGTGAAAAgtagaccgacctctacggaaaccactctgcaatggGGAGATACATCCCTGTTTCTCCAGTTCATATACAAGCCGTGTATTCACCATGCGCTCaaaggtcttacaaaggcaaCTCGTCAGAGCGATTGGTCTGTAGTTCAGAGAATTGGATGGTTCCTTTCCAGGTTTTAAGATTGGGATCACAATAGCCtcgcgccattgtgaagggtacttctgttcaatccatattctgttaaataatattaacagattggaaagggaagttgtattcaaatggcggagcatattatatgtgatcCCATCTGGGCCAGGACTTGTATCATTGGCTTTAGATAAGGCCGTTTCCAGTTCAAACATCCTGAATTCGCAGTTATATGGAAAAGGGCGTCGGTCATTAAAGCGTAGACgtaaccgttccgcgcgattcttaatagCCACAAATGTAGGACTGTAAGAGTCAATTGCGGACACTTCCGAGAATGCTTGACCaagaatattggcaacatctaatGGGGTTGAGTGCACcatatttcctgtatttaaaacaggCAAGGAGGTTTCACTATATATTCCATTAGCGtcctttacttttttccacatATGTTTACTGGAAGTGTAGGATGTGATGGAGGATACGAATTTTATCCAAGATTCTCTCTGACTTCCACGACGAATGCGACGAACAAGTGCTTTGGCGTGCTTAAATGCAATCAAATTTTCTGTTGTCGGATACCTTCGGAAAatattccaaagttttttttttgtttttatgactgtcgcgacaagcttcattccaccacgatctccgaaattttcttagacgtggggaagtctTCGGAATAGTGGCATTCGCGGAGCTTATGCAGTTAATGACATGTTGTACTGCTTCCGTGATGTCGTAAGTACGGACCATGTTCTCGGTGATATCTGCCAATTGCGTGAAAgtatcccagtctgcccgcttgAATTGAAACCGCGGAGGACAGGGAGTCGCACcaccgctatcagcatgggagacaataataggaaaGTGATCACTATTATGTAGATCTTTGCTGACTGTAAAGGTCAAAGATGGCAAGAGTTCAGGTTTTGTGGTTTTGTGTGtttttactggcgcaagagccatatttggctatactgcgccaatcaaatggtaaaagtataaaatttgtttaaaaacacccatttatttaattaacacagacataaagaaaatttccaaaagattagaaaatagttttaacattttaaaattaaaaaactatgattcatgaaattttgatacaatgaTGGAATGTACAAATACACAAAAAGGAATGATTAAAAAGTctatatataagttaaaaagtcaatagcttttaagaatttaaaaatattcgggtGGTATCTTTCACCCACTAAGTCCTGCAATGTTGAAGACAGGGTAAAAAAACGAGCACGGTATGAATTAAAGAGAGGACATTCAATTAGGATATGCCGAATAGTAAAATTAACTTTGCAGCCAttgcacataggcgcattttcgccaaatatgagatgtttgtgggtaaagcgcgtatgtcctatacggagacgtgttaatttaacatccatctcacgtataggatggaCAGGCCAAGGCACAATGTTcgctttaataaaatgtaatttattttcaatctgcagatcccatgattttTGCCAGATAGAGGAGAAATGATGAGCAATGGACCTTTTAACATCATTAAAGGGAAGGCTCATGCTCAAAGAAGTCGATGCAGACTTTGCAGCCAAGTCTGCCTTCTCATTTCCCAAGAtaccgacatgactcggaacccaacagaaGATTACTTGAAACCCATCATTCTGAAGCAGGCGCAAAGTgagcaaaattttaatggcaatcggATGGATCCGATTGTGGTAATGCGACAGTGTCTCCAGTGCGCTCATGCTAtcagtgtaaataataaatttgtgctGAGTAAAGGATGAAATTTTCTCAAGTGCGcagaaaattgccaccaactcagcagtaaaaactgagCAACAATTATGCAGACGGTGgctgagtgtatcagatggaagtaTGATGCCACAACCAGCATAACCAtccgattttgagccatccgtgaaaattggcacaaaggaagaataccgatagcgatgataTAAAAAGAGCTGTTGGAAGACAACTGGAGCAGTTAATGATTTATCAAAGCCAGTAAAAGGATTCAAAAACGAAAACTGCGGTATATCCCAAGGTGAAAAACTAAAAGTGTCAACAACTTTAACATGAACAGCGTTAATGTCCGAGTCATTCAAAAGCAATTTAGTTCTCTCACAAAATGGGAGGATGTGAGAGGGACGAGCATTATAAAGTCGACGAAGACTAACTGGTAATGGCATGTGGCTCAAGGGATGATTCAAAAcagatttaattcgaaaataaaatatggcagacAATTTTTTACGCCTTAAACAAAGGGGTAGCTGATGGCATATAACGTATAGGCTTTCAACCGGAGAAGTACGGAATGCACCTGAACAGATACGCAAAgcagaatggtgaatggtatccagtCGCCTCAAAACTGATGGGCAGGCGGAACCATACACCGTACACCCATAGTCAATTCGGGAAAGAATTACTGCTTCGTAAACACGGAttaaggaggttcgatcggcaccccaagatgttttcgagagcacttttaaaatgttcaatgatttctcacacttcttccgtaaaTATAAGATATGTGGcaggaaggtgagcttccgatcaaGAATCACTCCTAAAAACCGTACTTCGTTCACCACAGGGATTTGAGTATTTCGAATATGTATATTCGGATCAAGGTGAAGCTTTCTTTTCCGGCAAAAGTGGACACATTggctcttctccggagagatagtatgcccattgttatcgcaccaagatactaatttatctacggcagtttgtaaattttgttcaattacatTCATATCGCTATCTTGGCATGatatctgcagatcgtcaacataaaggcTGGCATGTACAGATGAAGGTAAGCTTGTTAAAATTTGGCTAAGATGAACGATAAAaagcgtgacactgaggacacttccttggggaactccctcagcttgaataaaatgatttgaataaaagttgCCTAAACGAAAGCGAAATGttcgatgagataaaaagttctttaaaaatatgggaagaaaacccctaaaaccaaagttataaagtgttgaaagtattccaaagcgccaagcacggtcataggccgtttctatatcaaaaaatatggagacaaggtgattcCTCTTAACAAAAGCGTTACGgatctgggtttccagtaaaatgagaTTGTCGAAGGTGGAACGATCTctccggaaaccactctgcaacggcgagatacatccttgtttctccaattcaaagATAAGACGAGcgttgaccatgcgctcaaaggtTTTACAAATGCAACTTGTTAGAGCAATTGGCCTGTAGCTCAGAGGATTGGAAGATTCCTTGTCAGGTttcaggattggaatcacaatagcttcacgccattgtgatGGGTACTTCTGCTCCGTccagattctattaaataaaaatagtaggttGGTAAGCGAGTTTtcattcaaatggcgaagcatactatatgtgattccatctggcccaggACTTGTATCACGGGCTTGAGACAAGGCGGCTTTTAATTCAAACATCCTAAACTCACAGTTGTATGGATAGGAACTTCGgtcattaaaattcaatgataacCGTTCCGctggattcttaattgccagaaattcaggactataagaatcCATAGCGGAAACCTGTGCGAATGTATGACCAAGAATATTGGCTATGTCTAATGGGAAAGAGTGCATCTCAGTTCCGGTTTTTAAAACAGGGATGGATGATTCACTataaatcccattagcagcctttactttccTCCATAAATGTTTACTGGAAGTAGAAGATGTGattgatgatataaattttatccacGATTCTCTTTGACTACGTCGGCGAATGCGGCGAGcaagcgctttggctcttttgaaAGCGACAAGATTCTCTGTTGTTGGGTATcgtctaaaaatattccatagttTCTTTTGATTCTTATGGCTGTCGTGGCATTCTTTATTCCACCACGGTTTGTAAAACTTCCTTAGACGCGAGGAAGATTTTGGTATGGTGTTATTAGCGGCTTTTATAAGTGTTTGAATGACATGTTGAACTGCTTCTGTGATGTCTGAAATACTGACCATAGCTTGTGAGATGTCTGCTGAGTACATAAACATATCCCAGTTTGCTCGATGGAATAAAAAACGTGGAGGACGTAGAGTCTTGTTTCCTCCTTGAGCATATGAGACAATAActggaaaatgatcactattgtaTAGATCATTACTGACTGAAAATTTAAGCAACGGCAagagttcaggagaacatatggccagatcaagtgtatggaagctacgtgtgggttcatggaagtacgtTTTCTGTTCAGTATTGAGCAggcagagacagttgttagaaaTAAACTGCTCAATTTTCCGCCCTCGAGAGTTTGTACTTTCTGAACCCCACAATGTACTATGTCCGTTAAAGTCGCCCAGTAAGAGAAATGGTGAGGGAAGCTGGTCTACTAGGTTATCAAGATCTTGCTGACATATAACTGCATGAGGTGGTAAGTAAAGacagcagactgtgactaatgtccgtacatgaacttgtacagccacagcctgtagagatgtatgtagagttagaggtgtgctcggataaaggTTAGAAGTGaaaatacagacacctccagaactgTGAGattctgtgtctgcatctttccgaacacagctGTAACCGCGCAGTTTAATAGGAATGTTTGGTGCCaaaaaggtttcttgaacaccaagaCAAAcgggatgaaatttattaatgatggACTTGATGTCAGGAAGTTTGGACCGaatgccacgacaattccatgaaaggaaggtacccattaagaaatttttgtattaacagAAAAGTCACTATCAGTTGTTTGAGTTggcgaaacatcgcaactcatttccaATTCATCGTCATCCCCTTCAGATGGATGAAGCTCAATGATATCGGGACTTTTGGGTGCGCCACCAAAAATGGATTTGAAATCCTTATGGGCGATATCCTGCGTCGCCAGCCCCAGTGCGACCGAGTTctgtgtttttgataattttaattttgaagccaACTGTGTCGATGAAGAGCCACGTTTCGCAAGCTTTAATTTCAGTGAATTTTGAGATTTCGAATTAGATTTGGATTTGACTGGTTTGATGTTGTCAGGGATATTTTTTACAGTAGGTTCAACTTCAGATTCAGaggatttatctgtatttttgttttcggtggagtatttaacacaatttttacagGAACAATTTGCACAAAACGGTTTTTTTGTTACAGATGCATATGTTAAGCCGGGTGTGGGTGTTTGAGCTAGAACTTTTTTTCTAGCTTCAGGataggataaattttctttagttttaattgcTGTTATTTGTTTTTCTAGTTGCCAGCGCTCACAATTTCTGGAAAATGAAGCATGATTGCCTCCGCAGTTTACACACTTTTCTGGTGAgcaacactgctggctatcatggcccttttctgcacaacgggcgcaagtgagggtcccgcggcagtttgttttcgaatgaccaaaacgctggcattgaaAACATCGTAAAGGATTTGGAATATATTGTCGTACGGGTAATTTTATATAGCCTGCGTATAAAAATTCTGGTAATTTCGGACTATGAAaggtaataataaaatgttttgtaggGAGAAGTTGCCCATCCCTGCGAATATTAATTTGGCGTACATTTGTAACTCCTTGTGGCTTGAGTTCCATGGTTATTTCCTCTAGAGGAACGTTAAACAGCTCTCCACATGTAATTACACCCTTTGAATAGTTAAGTGACATGTGGGAGCTTACAGTGACAGGTATTGTTgccaaagcttttaattttatgatttgctgggcttgctttttcgAGCAGACTTCCACCAGCAAATCACCTGAACGCATTTTGCGGATGGATTGAACTTCACCGACAACTGCTGCTATTGCTTTTTGAACGAGAAAAGGcgaaacattattaaaagtttcttgCTTATCAGACACTCTTTTTATAACGAAATATGTATCAAATGGAGTAGgagatgaaaaatgtatttgttttcgatgcccactgaagggagatttcttggaggagcccatgcgatattagagatgattcgggtccgacggcaccgcccaccacggagcccaacaagggatggcagccaccggctctagacgtctagcctcggcacttaccatagtgctaatcggttacctatacgctcggagttacccccggggacagtgaccacccttaacgccaagcccaaggagtaaccccttcgcttgatccctagcagactagccactcaggtgactagctaccagccgattgatgcacaggggaccacagtgcaccacccgtctttcaaatgggtcgccacgcacggccaacacgtgggacattggctgtccatgagaagcaagaagcaaacagagcggcgacagcttctcatggagagctccctcgcttgccgtcgagggaaggaaagacacagcagaaagcagaaggcgtaggggagagcgaactgaaagggagtatagatccctgggtacctcgggattgggacacccgtactcacctatagtaggtgagcccctgaggggggcAAGAGTTCAGGAGAGCAAATGGCTAGATCAAGGCTATGGAAGCTACGGGTGGGTTCATGAAAGTAcgtcttctcatcattattgagcagacagatacAGTTATTTGTTAGTAACTGTTctatctgccgcccacgagagtttgtactatctgaaccccacaaagtactatgtccattgaaatcgccacataaaataaaaggcttcggaagctggtccactaactGGTCAAGATCTTGCTGACGTacgacatcatgaggcggtaaataaatgcaacagactgtgaccaaaatTCGTGTctgaacttgcacagccacagcctgtagagaagtTTGTAAAgtgagaggtgtgctcggatataTATTAGAAGTGAAGATACAGACTCCTCCCGAACTATGAGATTCAGTGTCTGCATCGTTCCGAACACAATTATAACCGcgaaatttaattggaatattggacttcaagaaggtctcttgaaGACCAAAACAGACAGGATGAAAGGTGTTCATAATGGTCTTAATGTCAAAAGGTTTGGACcgaaggccgcgacaattccaagaaatgaaggtacccattaagaattCGGGATTGCAGGTAAGTTAATAGGTGCATGTGGTAGAGTTGCGGAAACTTCACAACTCATGTGCAAATCCTCATCCTCATCTGATGGATGGAGAGAAAGGCGATCTGGACTTTTGGGCATGCCACCAAATATTGACGACAAGTCCTTGTGGACTATACCCTGCGTCGCAAGTCCCAAAGCGACGGAATTTTTAGCTGCtgactttttcaattttgaaggCAGTTCCGGTTTTGAAATACCGCGTTTTGCTAACTTCAACGTCAgcgagttttgcaattttttcttcaatttcttttgtgattTCTTAGGTCTGTCAAGTGTACTATTGTTGGAATGTTCAGAATCAGAATTCCTAATATTTTCAGGTGGCTTTGAATCGGCGTGAAATTTTACACAATTACTACACGAACAATTTGCGCAAAAGGTGTTCTGGACAGCAGAAGCGTAACTTTTACCAGGAATAGGAGTTTGTACTTGAACTCTACGCCTGGCTTCGGGATATGAAAGatcttctttgatttttattgtgaTTACTTGTTTTTCAAGCTGCCAGCTAGGGCATGATCGAGAAAAAGAAGGGTGATCGCCTTTACAGTTCACACACTTTTCCTGTGCGGAACATTcctggctatcatgccctttttcTGCACAGCGGGCACATGTTAAAGACCCGCGGCAATTTACTTTAGAATGGCCAAACCACTGGCACTGAAAGCATCTGAGTGGGTTCGGAATGTACGGCCTTACTGGGCGTCGTATATAACCTGCGTAAACAAATTCTGGTAGTTTGGGTGTCTGAAACGTTGAGATGTGATGTTTTGTTTCAAGGAGTTGTCCATTACGCCGTATCGTTATGCGACGGACATCTATAACTCCTTGCggtttcatttctgattttattatatctatggGGACATTTAAGAGTTCCCCACAGGTAATGACACCTTTAGAGGTATTCAACGACTGGTGAGGACTTACAGTTATTGGTATATTTCCcagtgcttttaatttttgaatctgctGGGCTTTCTTACGGGAATTCACCTCAACAAGCAAGTCACCAGAGCGCATTTTACGAATGGATTTAACATCTCCCACTGTTGCCGTTATAGCCTTTTGCACAAGGAAGGGAGAAACAGTTTGAAATGTTTCGTTATTTGAAGAAACTCGCTTTACAATGTAAAATGGATCAAAATGATTGGATATGTTGGAAGATATTGGAATGTttcgatgcccactgaagggaccacgtttggaggagcccatacgatatagTAAATGATAcagggtccgacggcaccgcccaccacggagcccaacaagggaaggcaaatAACGGCTCTGGTTATTCtcagcctcggcatccaccctagtgctaatcggtacctatacgctgggagttacccccggggacagtgaccaccctttacgccaagcccaaggagtaaccccttcgcttgatccctagcacactaaccactcaggtgactaggtaccagccgattgatgcaccggggaccacagtgcaccacccgtctttctaatgggtcgccacgcacggccaacacgtggggttttggctgtccatgagaagcaagaagcaaacagagcggcgaaagcttctcatggagagctccctcgcttgccgtcgagggaa
It encodes:
- the LOC129956748 gene encoding uncharacterized protein LOC129956748, coding for MGSSKRGPFSGHRNIPISSNISNHFDPFYIVKRVSSNNETFQTVSPFLVQKAITATVGDVKSIRKMRSGDLLVEVNSRKKAQQIQKLKALGNIPITVSPHQSLNTSKGVITCGELLNVPIDIIKSEMKPQGVIDVRRITIRRNGQLLETKHHISTFQTPKLPEFVYAGYIRRPVRPYIPNPLRCFQCQWFGHSKVNCRGSLTCARCAEKGHDSQECSAQEKCVNCKGDHPSFSRSCPSWQLEKQVITIKIKEDLSYPEARRRVQVQTPIPGKSYASAVQNTFCANCSCSNCVKFHADSKPPENIRNSDSEHSNNSTLDRPKKSQKKLKKKLQNSLTLKLAKRGISKPELPSKLKKSAAKNSVALGLATQGIVHKDLSSIFGGMPKSPDRLSLHPSDEDEDLHMSCEVSATLPHAPINLPAIPNS